CTTCTAGCAGaattacaataataattaagaACTTCACTTTGAACACTTTAAGAATCGAGAAACGATGACAACAGAATTATAGTTAAACAAAGGAAGCCTATCCCCAAGCCCAGAATCCCATAGACAAAGGCACAATTTTTGAGAACTCAATTAAAGAATTTCGagaatttttgttttccctaCGTCTCCAATACCCTAtggttttcaatttttgtagGACGAATTTTTAGCCAAGAAGAAACAAATATATAGTCGAATACGATGAAAATTCTACCAGAtgagaaataataattaattggTTGTGAATGCAGCTTGGATGTTAATTCGATTCAGGAACAATGAAATCCCCAATTGCTGAACGTTTGTTTATTCTTCTGGCCGCACAATGTTCGTGCGAGTGGCGATTgtcttttttttcagtgtacttGCAGGCATTGCTCACACTCATTCATTTTGTacccccccaaaaaaataaacctCATAAACTCATTGAACCATATAGCAACAAATCGAAACataatcaaaacattttttaggtttccaatcaaattgaattaaatatacaaaaaaaaagtaaacttgAATTAAACGATGAGAAATACTAAGAAAAACGTAATAATTGAAACTACAGACCATAGACAGCTACATGTATATGATGTGGAGTAAATAGAAATTCTAAATGTATACAACAGTCTAATGATAGATCTTCATCTCATCGTCCGTCGATGAGGAAGATGAAAGCTAATCAAACACGGGACAAAACAAGGAGAAATTtaccaaataccaaatcaCAACATTTTAACATAATTTTTACAGTTTGTATAAGTTCGACAGACAGAGGCAAcgtacataaataataattaataataaaaacacaaaaaaaaaaccaaaactcaACCGGAGACGGTGCAGTCAGTTGGAAGACTTTAGCGAAATGAAATAGTTAAATTATGAAACTCATTTGATGGCGAATGAAGGTGGCGTGAAACTTTTTGTACGCATTTGactatttttaaagcatttttattaaatatatatacatagtcaCTATTATACGAATGTTTGAGAGCCAAACAATGTACTCATTTAATTAAGTTCACGTGCACACAATGCACTGGAATCTCTTTTAACAAATTGTTATCGgatatttgatttgtttgagCGTATTGTTAGTTATATGTATCACTTATCACACTTTCCTTTCGACAAGCGAACGAGGCAGCAGGAAAAACGAGGGTAACAATTGcatattaaatacaatttataagTCAGCCACACACGCAAACCAAATTCGATACACAAATCAATAGCAAAATGCAGCAGCATTGGAAACAAATGTAGCCATTTTACGAATGGAGAACAGCAGAAACCaacattaaaattcaatttttattgtaaACCTAATTAGCAGctgcaacaagaacaacaaaaatatattaccaACAGAAACGAACATGCAATGGATGTTAATACTTTTTGAGAaggagaaaaacaaaaaacaaaatatgcaacagtaaagaaaaagaaatacacAATGATTAtacaattgcaaatgcaacttAACACTCAACATAAGGATAGTGAAAATGTGTGACAAATGATTAAATTACGAAATCCTTTTGAAgtgaaaacaaatgaaaataaaatgtgaaatttaaaatgaaaccAAAATGGATGGAATGGCTTTTTATTGGGTTTCTTCTGGGCATTTCAGGTTTACAAAAGGTTGAATTTTAAACtatgatttcattttaaaattcatcTTTTCTTCTCGACGTTTGAAAAAACGTTACCAGTGCTGCCAGATGGTtcttaaaatgtaatattgGTTTTATACACGCCAGGTGGCGTGTTCCTCGCTTGGAGTTGCCACATAACAAGACTTTCAAATTATTTGGCGCGCATAACTAGCAAGTATTTTAATAATAGAGAAAATTGCCAACAAACAagttgttttggttttggatgCACCGCCGCCACGTGCCACGTGAAGTCTAGcaatttccataatttttgCAACCCACTGACCCAGAAACGACACATGAtgtttgtataaataattttattgttaaaCATAATGCAATTGGTACTAAAACGTACTATGTTCTACGACGTACAAATCTATAAGTGTTCTTTTCTAACTGATGTAACCTCCCCGTGTTGGAATGCCGAAGATGTGCTTTGCTTCAAAAATCGTGAGTTACTTTCAATTTATAATACCTCTTTTATTTCatagtttgtgttttttgggataaataaatataagatGTTAATTTACCGATCCATGTGGCGGTAAACAAAACAAGTTATGGAATTGGTGTGTACTAGGGTAATAGGGTAAAATAGCTAATAGTCGATCAGTCTCCAACACAAAACGGGCTACCTGCTGTGTGTGTTCTCTTCCCTAATCTTATCTAGCGCTTGCTTCCTCGGCCAATATCTACAGCTGTTCGCTTGGCACACTCACTAGCTTCGGGCTACAATTGGTTAGGCTTAGGTGTCTTACGAGTACGTACGATAAACTAAATATAGGCCTTAACTAAAGTGATAACAattatgtgtgtgtgattgtgtttgtgtgtgtgtgtctgtgtggcTGGCACATCCAACCACATTCGCCTAGTTGGGCAGCAGCTCGGCCAGCTGATTCTGCAGACTGGGCGTTAGTGTGTCGGGGAACTTGATGTCGAAGGACACGATCAGATCGCCGCGTCTCGAGGGCTCCTTGGGCACGGGCAGACCTAGTCCGCTGATCCTACGCGTGGTGGTTGGCTTGATGATCTCATGGTTGGGATTCACCTGTATCCTACTGCCCTGCAGCGTGGGCACACTAACCAGTGCGCCACATAAGGCCTGCTTCAGACTGACCTGGGCTGTGTACTTCAGATCGATGCCCTCGCGTTTGAACAGCGAATGCGGTTTGTCGCGTATGATGAAAACGATGTCAGCTGCTATCTTGTTTGGCGCCGAGTCGCCCTCCTGGGGGAAGGTAATCTTTGTACCGGCCTTCCAGCCCGGTTTCACTGTGATGCTCAGCACCTTCTCCTCCTTGTACGGCCCACTGTTTCCGCTGGCCATGCGTGAGATCTTCATCTTCTTGGTGCATCCCTTGTCCACTTCCTCCAGCGACACATACAGATCATGCTCGATGGGTGGatcctgttgctgctggcgctTGCGACTGGGTGCCTGGGCATTGAATGACTGCGAGCGGAAGGCACCAGCCATAGGATTGCCCGGAAAACCGCCAAACATATCGTCGCCGCCAATGTTCATGAAGACCTCGTTGGTATTGCCGCCCTGAATGCCGGCAAACATGTTATCACTGCCGCCAAAGAAGACGCCAAACGGATCCGACGATCCAAAGAACTGCGCAAAAGTGGCCCTCGGATCGCCGTGGAACTGGTAGCTGAATGCACCCGGCTGGCCGCTGCCATCTGGTCCCGGCTGTCCACCCTTTAGTCCATCCTCACCGAACTTGTCGAAGATGTCGCGCTTCTTTTTGTCCGATAGCACCTCGTACGCCTCGGCGATCTCCTTGAAGCGCTCCTCCGCCTGCGGGCTCTTGTTCTTGTCGGGATGGTATTTGAGGGCTAGTTTGCGGTAGGCCTTCTTGATCTCATCGTCGCTGGCCTTGCGGTCGATGCCCAGAATCTGGTAGAAGTTCTTGCCcatttctctctctctctgctgAAATTGTAGGGAAAACACAAACGCCTTAGATTAGAATGAAAACTGATTGCCCGCCTGCTTGTTGTGCTTTTGGTGCTTGCTCTGGGGCGATGGAAAGTGCTAGAAGCACAGCAGTTGTGCAACTGCCGTGTTGTCATGCGAGTGACGTAGTCAGCACCACTGAGTGCTCCGTATGCCCGATGTGCCCGCTGTGTAGAAGGCAGATCATTTCGATGCGCCCACATGTGGCAATATGCCCATGGAAACTTACCTTAAAACTGTGCAAGTGTCGTTGGAATCCTTAAAAGTCCAAAAATCCAAATGGAAGTGCACAAAATGCAATGGCAAAGTGCAGCTAGTTGGTAGTTGTTCACTGTGTATTCacgttatttatattttcacgGGGCAATGttcttgaaatatttatgaggTTCTTTTCTTTCTCGCAATTGATTCGATTgttcttttcgctttttcttTATCACACCGAATGTGGCTTGCGTACTGAAAACACACCCTGTTTTCCTCTTCGCGTTCCTTTCTCttcaaaattttgtttgataATGAGCGGCATTCGCGCGTCAACCTCGTTTTATAGGTTTTCCCTCGTCTCCGTCGAAGTTTCTGGATGCTTCTCGTCGTTTAGGGTTGTATCTCGAAAACGTTTGAGTGCGAATGGCAACTAAAGCGTGACTGCGAACGATTTgggcaaaaagattttaaaatcaCACATATCGCATAGACTATCGGTTCTGGAATATTTCCTGAAAGACCGCGAATGTTTAGTTATAGATCAACCTATATTTGACGAACTATATTTGCTTAAAAGATAAGTCaatgaattttaaaaaccTTAGGTCTTTAGATCTATACAATTGCTTAGAAACAAaccaaaatgtttatttcataaaaatatcaaaataaaaaataacctGTGGACGAGGTAAAGAAAACTAATGAAAGAAGCTAACAATTTTCGtaaatttttagaaaataacTTAACAATAGAATAGTAGGAATTTTACCGTGTTTGTATAATAATAACTTtagataatataatttaaCATGGAATCGAATAAATGTcgtattaaaattaaaaaatattttaataacaatttgcacaaaatgaaattgtatataaaataatatgaatTTTAAATGCCTGTTTATGTAATACTCAGATTATCTTATAAGTAACTAAAAATAGGAActgtaaattaaaataaagaaatattttaagcgCCGTTAGTGTGACCCTAACACATAGTCTTTCGCTTCCCGCAGCTTTAAGGCGTTTGGTATTTCGCAGTCAGCGGCGGGCAGTCACACTGGAACGAGCAAGTCTGGCAAAACAGCCGAAcggaacaacaaaaaacatttgtaaaaaTGACCCGTCTAGGCTCGTTTTAAGCGGATTCACAGCGCATTACGAGCGTAGTCAGGACGCAGGAGCAGCCAAGTAGGCCGGGATTAGGACCGGGAGGAGCAGGATCATCGGGCGAACAGAGCCGCaacccacactcacacacacacgcaaccGTATACCGCAGtattttcacacacacacttgagGTGAGTGAGATGGAGGTACACACACAGgaagacacacacacacttacacgCGCATACAGAGAGAAGAAAACAAGGCGCCCCTCGAATTTTTGCGACATATGGACGCGCCTCGCTAAGGACTAATTTGCCAGCGCAAAGGACAGCCATTTGGGTGCCACTTTTTGGGGCAAACGCCAG
This portion of the Drosophila santomea strain STO CAGO 1482 chromosome 3L, Prin_Dsan_1.1, whole genome shotgun sequence genome encodes:
- the LOC120450035 gene encoding dnaJ protein homolog 1; amino-acid sequence: MGKNFYQILGIDRKASDDEIKKAYRKLALKYHPDKNKSPQAEERFKEIAEAYEVLSDKKKRDIFDKFGEDGLKGGQPGPDGSGQPGAFSYQFHGDPRATFAQFFGSSDPFGVFFGGSDNMFAGIQGGNTNEVFMNIGGDDMFGGFPGNPMAGAFRSQSFNAQAPSRKRQQQQDPPIEHDLYVSLEEVDKGCTKKMKISRMASGNSGPYKEEKVLSITVKPGWKAGTKITFPQEGDSAPNKIAADIVFIIRDKPHSLFKREGIDLKYTAQVSLKQALCGALVSVPTLQGSRIQVNPNHEIIKPTTTRRISGLGLPVPKEPSRRGDLIVSFDIKFPDTLTPSLQNQLAELLPN